acGTTGTAGCACCCTCTATGCTCTAGAAACCTCTGCGCAAAAAGGCCAAGGATGAGATTGATGTATATTTGGTAGGTAAGGGTTTCAAGGGCGATGCAGCAAAAGTAGGAAAATTCAGTTGAAGCACAGAtcaccatgatctaattgaatgtggCATAAGCTTGTTCCTGAGCTTGTCAGGTCTGTCAGGGAACGATGTCTGTGacagggactgggagaggagcagagagaaggGAAGAAACTTTGCAGCTGCAGGAAATAAATTACTTAAACATTAACCAATACAAATTTTCCTTTGTCCGTGACTTATTGGATTATTTTTTTAAGAGTAAGCACAAGATGGAAAGTAAAATCGAGAGTGTGAAATTATTGGGGCTGAAGTACCCACTGATTAAAGGTTTCCTGGATAATGGCAATGATTGACAGACTAATTGTTCTATTTCTTACTTAGAACTGATGACAATGGCTCCATGTTGCTAAGGTGTCAAACGATCGTTTTTAAATACTGAACCCAGGCGAAATGTCACTTTCTCAGAGTGCGCTGCGAAAAAAGTTACAATAGTTTTCACTGAAATTTATGTGAATTAATTCCCAGCAAGATGAGAAACTGGGGGAAATAaagagatgctggaaatacttggcaGATGACACGTTGCAATTGTAGAAAGAAACAATTGGTTGATATTGATTTTTCCCTTTTAAAGTCTTCTGTTCGATCATTGTTACGGACAGGGTAAGCAGAAATCCCTGTTCCCTGCCCAACTGTCCGCAATCAGTAAGCTTTTGAGAGGAtcgaagatgtgtgtgtgtgtttgtgtttttaacCCCCCTGAATGTGTGGATAATTTGAATAAGCAGCAGTAAGCATTTCGTGGGCTTGAATAAAGAAAGAGGGTTATTAGTTTACGTGCTCACCTCGAAATCTAACACTatatcactcactcacaaagccACATACACAAACGCACTCACAGAAAGTGCAGTTGAAGACGAAAGTGCTCCTTTACGGGTTATAGGCAAAATAATAGTTCACAATTCACGTGATGGCCGTGTTGTGGAAAACACCTGATGGAAAAGATGCCTTCACTCTGGGGTGGTAGTTTAGGTGAATTCAACAGCCAAAGTCCTATGCCAATGTCATTTCAGGATTCTCTCCAAGAGTTAGACTTTCTAAAGGTCATGAAGTTAGTTGCTTGCAGTCCCATTATCAGGAAATCATTTGCTGTATTGGTGGACTCGAAAAACAACAGACTTGAAGACCTTGTAATGTTACAGTCTCCAGTTCTTAAGGGATGGACGTTATTCCCCTTTCTGATGCTGTTGTTTCTTACCTTTTGCAGTCACCATTTAAAAGATTACGAAGGGACAAACATGGCTGCCTTACCATGTGACACCTTGCAATGGTGGTTCCTCGTCCAAATatagtagtggtcttgggttAGCTAGCAACATTCCGTTTTATTGTTTTAAGACACTCATTCTGAGGGTGTCGGGGTGATTAAGATGATCACCCTCCATGTTTCAAAGAAGATCCATTCAATTTGGGAGTGTCTCTTGACTGTCTCAGAATTCAACAACtatagatcttgaactccctcctccatacccacacctttctgtttcttcccccttccttttgttttttccaataatttatatagatttctcttttcccacttatttccattatttttaaatcttttatgccctgctagcctttccaccccacccccactagagctgtactttgagtgccctgccatccattcttaattagcacatttgtttagataatatcaccaacttcaacacctctgtgttcttttgttcttttgtctgtgacatcttttgattatctgctcctatcactgcttgcttgtccctacaaccacacccaccccccacttctctccccgcacccccccccaactttaaaccagcttatatttcacccctctccttatattcactcagttctgtggaagggtcatgaggactcgaaatgtcaactcttttcttctccgctgatgctgccagacctgctgagtttttctaggtatttctgtttttgttcaggataTGTGTAGTTGGCACTTGTCCATCTGGATGTGCCCTATTGTCTCTGTTGTGAGGGGGGGCGCAGTTTCTGAATGCACAAGCCAGGTCATCTGCCTTTCGGTGGCCATCTTTGCAGTATTTTGGCTTTTTATTTTTAGCAATGGTCAACTTCAAAGAATCCACATTGAATAAAATTTAGTTTGTGTCTTGAAAGTTAGGAATATGATATGTCTTTGCTGGGCATAACACACATGTCAACCTGTCGAAGATCACCATATTTTCCCGTGCCTTGTTCTGCAATGTCCCAACATGCTAGCCCTATCCCAATCTGGCTGCCATGACTGGCCATGCCTAGGTTTCGGCTCAACAAGTGGGAAAAAAGGCCAACTACCtgcaggggaggggggtaggggtgtgCACAGGGGTATAGAAAAGAGTGGCATAGGTATTGTGAAGTTTGAATGACCTGGCGTTGCCATAGGATGGTTAAACGAAAGAAATAGGGTTTAAAAGAAATATATGAACAATAAGATGATAATGTTTGGAAGGGGCAAATTTAGAGAAGCTGTGCTCCCAGCATGGAACCTCACGAGACAGGAGCGCAGTTTGGAGATAGAGCAACACCATAGCTGAGCTGTTTCAGTCATTTGTGTTGAGATAGCTTCCCTGGCTACACAGTCATAATGTTCATGccgctcccccaccacccaccaccccccccccccccccccccatccccattccaccccccccacccccacaacttaTCCTTCTAAGCAAAATACGTAAGCTGCCTGTGGAAGTATGTCAGGTTCAAGCAGCTATGGACAAGCCCTTGACTCCCCTGATTGGACTGCGTGCTGGAGGTTCACCTGATAAAGGGCCGGAGCCAATGTCCACCCCTCAGTCCCTACTTAAGATGGTGTGAAGACCACTCCTGCCTGCCCCTGAGCTATAGGACCTGTACAGGTGGCTGGTGAAGCTGTGCTTCCACATCATTTGTACAATGCCAGGTTGGTAGTTGTTAGCCTTCTGAAGACCTGTGCAAAGATTAACGCATTGTGGATATTTAATCTTCTTTTTCATGCACCTGTTACCCAAAACATCCCTGACAAAAAAATTCTTTTGTACTTTTTGTCCATTTCATTTTTCAGTTTCTTTCGCTGTGGATACTTAACTCCAAACACGCTTAATACATACAGAAGCAATTACATTATTCTCTCCTCCTGCTATGTGTTACACTGGTGTGCATATTACAAATACTGCTTCCACCTCAATTTACGTCATTCAATGTTTCTTTGCTTTGCCTTTTCCTGTCTAGTTTCCTCTCCTTCTCAGTTTCACTCCCTTCTCCATGACActattttctccctctctatctctgtttctttcACCCTCCTTCTCTCCTTGTCCTTGTATTTTGCTCTCACTCCGCCCTCCCTTCTCATGTCCCTTTCTCCATTATCTATCGCTCCtttctcctcctttccttcctacATCTTTCCTTTCCAATGCCTTGAATCAGCTTTCGTAGGTTTGATCAATATTGGGAATTCTTTTTGAGCTCTCAATGGGCATAAGTGAGCTTTCTGAGCATTCAACATTACACGGTGTGGAGCATGTTTTTATTTACTGCACCAGCTTCGGTGAAGATTGTTGCCATTTTAAATCCCCTGATTCGTTGTCTATGTTTGCTTTGTAATACCAGCATCAGGAAAACAATTCTCGTATTTGTACCTTAGCACAGTGCTCATAAAACATGCAAGCTATACAATTATGGAAATGGGAGGATTAAAACTGGTGTCAGGCCTTGATTAACATGACCATATAGTTAGCTGTTTTGAAAAGCATGACATCTCAATAAAAATACCCAATCTCGGATTttttttctccccatctcccagAGGTGAAGCTCCGAGACTGTGTTCCCAGCCTCCCTTTGACTGAAAGCTTTATTCGATAGGATGGTTGTTCTTTCAGCAAGGGACGGATGGTACTGGGACATCTGTCCTTCCACCAACATTTCCCCAGGTGGGAGGGATTTTCAGTGTCTCCATGAGTTTGTGGTGCAGAGACATGAACTTAAAGGAATCAAAGGGGTAAAAGTATTCTTCCCTTAACAGTTGAGCATTTGCAGAGCACTaattacgaacatacgaattaggagcaggaattgaCCTCAAGCCTGGGTCAATGAAATTCAAACCCTTCAAGTTAATTTAAATGTAAATGCTTTCAAGGCATTTTTGCAATGTCAGTCATCAGCATCTTCATTCAGTTCAGCACAAGTGATTAACTATTAATTCAGAATTAATAATTAATTGTACAGTAAATGAACTATGAGATGATTCCTAATTAAAACAGAGCCCCTCCTGACAAAGATATTACTGTTTATAGGAGCAGATAGCTTTGTACGTTCTCGCCGGTAGAACTTCAATTAGCGACCAGTTGTACTTTAACTTCAACATATGTGAAATCTCTTTCCTAATCAGTTCCCTTTTCTTTTCTGTACTTAGGCCTTGCCTGTGCTAATGACATCAGATGGAAATGATGGCAAATTCAACAGAGACTAATGAACTTCTCAGAAACCTAACAGACTTGACTGATGCCGAAAGAGGGAGTCCTTACAAAACAGTCGAAGTGGTCTTCATTGTAATTGTGACAGGATCTTTAAGTTTGGTGACCATTATTGGAAACATTCTGGTTATTGTTTCTATCAAAGTAAACAGGCATCTACAAACTATCAACAACTACTTTATTTTCAGCTTGGCCTGTTCTGATTTGATTATTGGTGTATCTATGAATCTATACGCCATCTCCACTCTAATTGGACACTGGCCATTGGGCCCAGTGGTTTGTGATTTATGGCTTGCTCTAGATTATGTTGTCAGTAACGCCTCTTCTATGAACCTCCTGATCATCAGCTTTGACCGCTACTTCTGTGTGACAAAACCGCTCAGCTACCCTGTGAAGAGAACAGTGAAGGTGGCAGGGATGATGATCGCAGCTGTTTGGGTGATGTCCTTTATCCTGTGGGCACCTGTCATTCTGTCCTGGCAGTTCATCGTAGGGGAGTGGACAGTTAGTGAGGGAGACTGTTTTATTCAATTCTTCTCAAATCCAGCTGTCACTTCTGGCACTGCTATAGCTGCCTTCTATCTCCCTGTTATTATCATGATGATTTTGTATGTGCAAATATCTCGTGCTAGCAAGAGTTGTGTAAAGGAGGATAAAAAGGAGATTGAATCAAGCAAGTACACCTTTTTACCCAGTCTAGTGAAGGGCAAAATAATGAAACAGAATAATAACTACATATCGAATGCTCCTGCTGATTTACCGCATGTCAAAATAACTGGTGAAATAATGATTGATAATTGTGACCAAGGAGAGGAGAAGGAGCTCTCCAATGAGTCAATGTCCATCAGTGTGGACCCATCAAACCAGAATGAGGAAGGGACGATACAAGAGAGCACAAACGTCTCTATTACACAAAGCTGTTTCAGGATGGACAACCCCAAACTCTGGTGTATAAAGGTAGTCAGCAAATCTCATAAAAGTGATGACTGTGGCACCGAGACAGGAATAGTGCCAGGTGCCAGCAGCAAGGATGGGAGTGACCGAGAGATCAGAGCGGGCAATAGGATCACTACAATGACCAATACTCCTGCTAAGAAGAGGAAGGGAGTTGTATCCCGAGAGACGAAGGTAACTAAGACCATCCTGGCTATTCTCCTGGCATTTATCATCACATGGAGCCCTTACAATGTCATGGTGCTAATTGACACATTCTGTTCAACCTGTATCCCCAACACATTCTGGACTATTGGAtgctggatcttttaca
The nucleotide sequence above comes from Carcharodon carcharias isolate sCarCar2 chromosome 19, sCarCar2.pri, whole genome shotgun sequence. Encoded proteins:
- the LOC121291268 gene encoding muscarinic acetylcholine receptor M2-like — its product is MANSTETNELLRNLTDLTDAERGSPYKTVEVVFIVIVTGSLSLVTIIGNILVIVSIKVNRHLQTINNYFIFSLACSDLIIGVSMNLYAISTLIGHWPLGPVVCDLWLALDYVVSNASSMNLLIISFDRYFCVTKPLSYPVKRTVKVAGMMIAAVWVMSFILWAPVILSWQFIVGEWTVSEGDCFIQFFSNPAVTSGTAIAAFYLPVIIMMILYVQISRASKSCVKEDKKEIESSKYTFLPSLVKGKIMKQNNNYISNAPADLPHVKITGEIMIDNCDQGEEKELSNESMSISVDPSNQNEEGTIQESTNVSITQSCFRMDNPKLWCIKVVSKSHKSDDCGTETGIVPGASSKDGSDREIRAGNRITTMTNTPAKKRKGVVSRETKVTKTILAILLAFIITWSPYNVMVLIDTFCSTCIPNTFWTIGCWIFYINITVNPACYTLCNNTFKKTFKNLLLCQYKNIGTTR